GCCATTGgtttctatctctctctctaagcGTTTAGTACTTAGAGACGCTCTGATTGGCTTTTCACAGCGATTTTGGAGTGGAAGTGGGATTACAAGGAACAAAGCAATGGTGGAGCAATTGCAGAGCTATGGGGTTATTAGGTCCAAGAGAGTAGCTGAGGTAATGGAGAAGATCGACAGAGCTCTGTTCGTCCCTGAGGGAACTCCACCATATGTTGACAGCCCCATGCCGATTGGATACAATGCCACCATTTCAGCTCCTCATATGCATGCAACGTGCCTTCAGTTATTGGAGGAGAACTTGCGGCCTGGAATGCATGCTTTAGACATCGGTTCAGGTTTTGATCGTCTCTCATACAACTCAAGAAGCTGCTATATCCTCCGAGTTTCTTTGATCCTAATATTGGGATCTCACGCCCTTTACAGGAACGGGTTACTTAACAGCATGCTTTGCCATGATGGTGGGCCCCCAGGGTCGTGCTGTGGGTGTTGAACATATTCCTGAGTTGGTTGAATCTTCAGTTGAGAGTATCCGGAAGAGTGCAGCTGCTCCACTTTTGAAAGAAGGGGCCCTATCCGTGCATGTTGGAGGTATGTTATCAGTACTCGAATGCTTTCATATTACAGCTGATATAGATATCCATATTATAGGTTATTGAGAATCAAGAATAGTGCCAGGAAAACATTATGTGATTCAGCTCATTAAATGGAAGAGTATAGTTTAGGTCCTGTGACCAGAGTCCCATGAGAAGACACGGTAGTCCTTACTTTCCATCTAGGAGAAAGAAATCCATATATCATGTATGG
Above is a window of Punica granatum isolate Tunisia-2019 chromosome 7, ASM765513v2, whole genome shotgun sequence DNA encoding:
- the LOC116213576 gene encoding protein-L-isoaspartate O-methyltransferase 1-like isoform X2, with protein sequence MPTLLQYSSPAAAAFSSHSLQLIRSITSISPPPPCSLAALSLFCRRPSNPLTGNFLFSRMERFWSGSGITRNKAMVEQLQSYGVIRSKRVAEVMEKIDRALFVPEGTPPYVDSPMPIGYNATISAPHMHATCLQLLEENLRPGMHALDIGSGTGYLTACFAMMVGPQGRAVGVEHIPELVESSVESIRKSAAAPLLKEGALSVHVGDGRLGWPEFAPYDAIHVGAAASEIPKALIDQLKPGGRMVIPVGNIFQDLKVVEKKMDCSVSIRTETSVRYVPLTSRDAQLRGS